TCATCATCAACATAACATTTTATATCCTCTGCAAGTTGTACTGCCTTATCCCAAGTTGGAGTCACAACTATAAATGGTTTTTTAAGATGAAGATATAGACAGCTTATAAGACACGACCAGAAATCTTCAACTACTTCTATACTTGAGATTTTTTCTATTTCTGAAGTTCTTATGTTTTCGATATTTTTATTAATATATTCTATTAACTTTCTCCATTTAGGAGTAGAAGTTATTTTTTCACAAATAAAATCAAGTTTCATTTTTGTATCTAAATTTGATAATTAAAAAATTCTTATCTTTTTTTATAAAATTTCTAAACTAAGTTTTTTGCTTTTTTTGCAAATTTCTCAAATTTGGAAGTTTTTGAAATGCCGAAAATACCAGGAAATAATTTAATAGGCCTATCTTTCCTGGTATATATATTTTTCTTAATTTTTATATTTAAAATATATAAATTCTTATCTTATGAAACACCTTCTGACAAAAATAGTTTTAATTATATTTACTCATAACATATTTTATATCAAATTCAATATAGTCTAGAATTGCCTTTGCTATATTCTCTTTGTTCTCCTTTATTAATTTGAATTCTTTTTCCATGAAATCCTCCAAAACATATTCAACAGGATCTATACCCTCAGGGGATCTTCCTATCCCAAATCTTAACCGACAAAAATTATTATCTTTTAGTTTTTCAATTATAGATGCAACTCCTTTATGTCCAGCAGGGCCACCACCTCTTTTAAATTTTATTCTCATAAAATCAAGATCCAAGTCATCGTGAATCACAAGAAGATTATCTAATGATACTGAATAATTGCTAACAATTTCTTTTATACATTTTCCACTTTCATTCATATAAGTAAGTGGTTTAACAATTAAAATTTCTTTATTCTTATAATTTGTTTCGGATATCTCTCCACTAAACTTTAATTTAATTTTGGGATTGCCTAATTTTTTCAGAATTTCCTCACATATCATAAACCCAACATTATGTCTATTTCCCCTATGCTGCACTCCGGGATTTCCCAATCCCACTATAATTTTCATATTTACTTTATCTTTATGATAGGTTCTTTTTTTACAAATTATATTTTTAAATCTTAAAATCATCCTATTTTAACTTTTAATTTCCCTTTGATTTGGTATTTACTTCTCTTTTTTCCTTACTTTTTCCTTTTCTTTTTCCTTTTCACCAATTACTTCCGGCTCCTTCTCCTCAGTTTCAATAAATTCCTCTTCCTCTTCTACTACTTCTTCCTCAACTTCCATCCTCGGAGCACTAACAGATAATATAACATCATTAGGATTTACAAGTATCTTTATTTCTCCTGAATATTTAATATCAGAAACTCTTAATACATCCCCTATTTTTAAATCTTCAATGTTTACTTCAAAATGTTCTGGAAGATCTTTTGGTAGACACTCAACATCAATGTGTCTTAAATGGTACCCTAAAGTCCCCTCATCCTCCTTTACACCAATAGGTTCTCCTGTAAAAATAATAGGGATTGAAGCATGTACTTTCTCTTTTAATGAAATAGAATGAAAATCTATATTAAGAACATCCCTTGTAATGTAGTGTTTATGTACATCTTTAATCATTACATTATAATTTTTCTTTTTTCTATCACCTTTTATCGAGAGTTCCATTACCTTTTCCCCACTTTCCTGTGCTTTAAAAATCTCTTTTAAGTGGGTAGCATCAATTTTTATAGGAATTGTTTCCATATCACTTCCATAAACAACACCTGGAATTTCACCTTCAGCTCTCAATCTCTTTGAAGGACCTGTTCCTAACTCTTTCCTTTTACTCACTTTTATCTTCATTAAAAACCAACCTCTCTAACAATTTTAATATAGGTTACATTCTACCTCTGAATATTTCACTTACAGATTCATTATAAAATACATTTTTTACAGCCTGTGATAAGATATCTACAATAGTTATAACTACCAGTTTATCCTTTAATAAATCATTTTTTATTGGCATTGTATCTGTTACAACTACTTCACTTATAGGTGTTTCTCTTAATCTCTTATAAGCAGGTTCTGAAAAAACGGGGTGAGTGCAGGCAGCAAACATCTCTTTGGCTCCCAATCTTTTCATAAATTCAGCGGATTCACAAACAGTTCCCGCTGTATCAATCAAATCATCAACTATAAAGACATTTTTATCTTTTACATCTCCTACAATATTTATGGTTTCAGATACATTTGGCTTTGGTCTTGATTTATACAATATTGCTAAATCAGCATTGCACCTATTTGCCACCTTTCTTGCAACTTCCACTCTACCCGAATCTGGAGCTACTATAACTAAATCTTTAATATTTTTTCCATTAATATAATCTATTATTTTAGGTATTGCAGTAAGATGGTCAACGGGAACATTAAAAAATCCCTGTATTTGACCAGCATGTAAATCCATAGTCATCATCCTATCTATTCCCGCAGTTGATAATAGATCTGCTATCAATTTTGCTGATATTGGTTCTCTGCCTCTTGCTTTTCTGTCCTGTCTTGAATATCCCATATAAGGTATAACAGCAGTTATTTTCTTAGCTGATGCTCTTTTTAATGCATCAATCATTATGAGCATCTCCATAATATTATAATTTACGGGATGACTACATGTTTGAATCAAAAATACATGAGCACCTCTTATACTCTCTAAATATCTAACATATATCTCACCATCAGAGAATCTTGTTAGCTCTACTTTACCCATCTTTATACCTAATTTATCAGCTATTCTTTTTCCTAATTCAGGAACTGATGAACCTGTAAATATCATCATCCGGTTTTTTTCAACTTCTTTCAAAATTAACTTCCCTCCTTACTTTTGGCATTTTTTCTTTAATTTACGTTTTTTTTCTAATTCTCTTCTTCTCTTTGCCCAACCCTCTTTTATTACCTGCTCTCCTCTTTCTAAAGCTAATGAGTCTGGGGGTACATCTTTAGTTAAAACTGATCCCGCTCCCGTAACTGCCCCTTTACCAATTTTTATTGGTGCAACTAACATTGAATCTGAACCTATATTAACATCATCCCCAATTATTGTTTTATGCTTTCTATATCCATCATAATTTACGGTGACAGTTCCCGCTCCAATATTTACTTTATTTCCAATCTTTGCATCACCAATATAACTTAAATGTGGAACTTTACTTCCCTTACCAACAATAGATTTTTTAATCTCGACAAAAGATCCTACTTTAGCATTTTCTGAAATCTCTGTACCAGGTCTTATATGTGAAAAGGGTCCAACTAATGTACCCTTTTTAATTTCTGAATCAAAAACTATGGAATAAGTGATTTTTGAATTATCTTCAACAATTGAATTAACCAGTTTTGTAGAAGGACCAATCTCACAATTCTTTCCAATAATAGTGCTTCCTTCCAAAAAAGTAAACGGATAAATTACAGTATCATTTTCAATATTGACTTGATTATGAATATAGGTTGAATTTGGATCCATGATAGTAACACCATTATCCATGCACTTCTTAAGTATTCTTTTATTCATCTCATAATTCGCATTTGCCAATTCCTCCCTATTATTAATACCTATTACTTCCTTCCAAACCTCAACATTTACCGCAGATATCTTTTCTCCCTTTGATGAAAATATTTTGACAACATCAGTAAGATAAAGTTCACGTTTAACATTTTCTGTATTTAATAATTCAAGAGCTTGAGACAACTTTTTCCAGTTAAAGCAGTAGGTTCCTGAATTTGCTTCCTTAATTTTTAACTGCTCCTCATTGGCATCTGACTCTTCAACTATTTCAATCACATTTCCTTCATCATTCCTTAATATTCTCCCATAACCTGA
The sequence above is a segment of the Actinomycetota bacterium genome. Coding sequences within it:
- the glmU gene encoding bifunctional UDP-N-acetylglucosamine diphosphorylase/glucosamine-1-phosphate N-acetyltransferase GlmU, which translates into the protein MKKIAAIVLAAGEGTRMKSEKAKVLHQVSGVPMICHVVDTLLELKLDKIYVVIGNHGEEVTKAISDRNLDFIWQKEQLGTGHAVSQVKDKLKNFDGTVLVLYGDVPLIRSTTLKKLLDFHMTSDSSSTILTFYPENSSGYGRILRNDEGNVIEIVEESDANEEQLKIKEANSGTYCFNWKKLSQALELLNTENVKRELYLTDVVKIFSSKGEKISAVNVEVWKEVIGINNREELANANYEMNKRILKKCMDNGVTIMDPNSTYIHNQVNIENDTVIYPFTFLEGSTIIGKNCEIGPSTKLVNSIVEDNSKITYSIVFDSEIKKGTLVGPFSHIRPGTEISENAKVGSFVEIKKSIVGKGSKVPHLSYIGDAKIGNKVNIGAGTVTVNYDGYRKHKTIIGDDVNIGSDSMLVAPIKIGKGAVTGAGSVLTKDVPPDSLALERGEQVIKEGWAKRRRELEKKRKLKKKCQK
- a CDS encoding ribose-phosphate pyrophosphokinase, which encodes MMIFTGSSVPELGKRIADKLGIKMGKVELTRFSDGEIYVRYLESIRGAHVFLIQTCSHPVNYNIMEMLIMIDALKRASAKKITAVIPYMGYSRQDRKARGREPISAKLIADLLSTAGIDRMMTMDLHAGQIQGFFNVPVDHLTAIPKIIDYINGKNIKDLVIVAPDSGRVEVARKVANRCNADLAILYKSRPKPNVSETINIVGDVKDKNVFIVDDLIDTAGTVCESAEFMKRLGAKEMFAACTHPVFSEPAYKRLRETPISEVVVTDTMPIKNDLLKDKLVVITIVDILSQAVKNVFYNESVSEIFRGRM
- a CDS encoding 50S ribosomal protein L25 translates to MKIKVSKRKELGTGPSKRLRAEGEIPGVVYGSDMETIPIKIDATHLKEIFKAQESGEKVMELSIKGDRKKKNYNVMIKDVHKHYITRDVLNIDFHSISLKEKVHASIPIIFTGEPIGVKEDEGTLGYHLRHIDVECLPKDLPEHFEVNIEDLKIGDVLRVSDIKYSGEIKILVNPNDVILSVSAPRMEVEEEVVEEEEEFIETEEKEPEVIGEKEKEKEKVRKKEK
- the pth gene encoding aminoacyl-tRNA hydrolase; this encodes MKIIVGLGNPGVQHRGNRHNVGFMICEEILKKLGNPKIKLKFSGEISETNYKNKEILIVKPLTYMNESGKCIKEIVSNYSVSLDNLLVIHDDLDLDFMRIKFKRGGGPAGHKGVASIIEKLKDNNFCRLRFGIGRSPEGIDPVEYVLEDFMEKEFKLIKENKENIAKAILDYIEFDIKYVMSKYN